The Thermococcus sp. genomic interval TACTTCTGGTAGAGCTTCTGGATGTATGTATCAAAGACTCCCTGTGGCATCGAAGCCTGGACGGTTATCTCGTTGTCCCCGGGGGCGACGCTTATGCCCTCCTTGACCGGGACGTAGGTTATGATGTCCTGGTGGGGCTCGAGGTAAAACTTCTCCTGGTAGATGTCCTTTCCGTTGGGCGCGATGTAGTAGACGACGCTTTCCCTAAGGTAGAGGTCAACGGTGCGCTCCTCCCTGAACGCGGCGGTGAGTTTGAGCTCCCCGTTCTCCCCTTCGTCGAGAACGTAGCTAGGGTCGACGTTCTTGCCGTTGACGTAAACTGGCCCATCGAGGACCCCTACCGGCCCGTCCTGAACGAGGATGAAGCGGTACTTGGTGGCGTTGGGTACTGTCAGGTTGAACTCGATGGGTGTCTCGTTGAGGTGGTTCATGGTGATGCCCTCGGCCAGGATCTCCCTCTTTACCAGCACGCTGCCGTTGTAGGCTTCAAAGATGAGCGTTGCGTCTTTGATGTCCCTTCCAAAGGCCGATATCCATAGCCTCAGCTTCTGCTCTCCCAGCGGAAGCTTTCCACCGCCGAGGGTGCTGTAGAAGGCTTTCCATGTTCCGTTCTCGAATTTGTCAATCCTGTAAACCGCGAAGGGCCTGAACTCGTAGGTTGAAACGCCTCCATCCCGGTGGACTGGTCTGAAATTGGCAAAGAGCATCTGGGCGTCCCATGGATCGAATGAGAAGGGTATCTGGAACGCCAGCCTCACGAAGTTGCTGAAGGCTATTTTCTGGTAGGCCAGAAGCCCGTAACCCTGGAAGATGTAGAGAACGTATGGTATATCTCCCCTGCCCTGTATGACCTGTCCCTTGGTGAGGTCTATCGTGAGCACCGGCTGATAGGCGTATTTTCCGGTGTTTATGTAAACCACAGTCTTTCCGCTCTCGTTGGCGTGCTGAATGTACTGTGCTGGGATGACCTGGAACATCGGGCTGCTCCTGTACTCGCCGTAGGTTATCGCACCGCCGAGGTAGCTTATGGCGTTGAACTTGTAGATGTCCTGCTGCCAGACTATCATGTAATTCAGCTCCCAGGCCTCGAAGTCCTGCTCGCTCTCGTTGCCGTAGTGGGAGAAGAAGTCCGCCACGATGTAACGCCTGTCATAGGCGTGACCTCCATCCGTTGCCGAGCGTCTGTGGCTGAGCAGGCTGGATTCAATCCAGTAGCCGTAGTCCCACCAGCTCGTGGCGCTGTCGAGGGGGTTGCTGTTCTCCTTGAGCCAGTTGAGGGAGTTGACCCAGTCTGCCGGGACTGAACCCTGGCTCTTTGCGGTGTTCGTGGCTATGCTGCCCATGTACTGGGCCCCGATAATCGGTAGCGGCAGGAACAGGAGCATCAGGAGGACTGCATAGAGTGCCTTGGTGGTCATGCTCTCCTTCATTTCCTCTATGAAGAGGAATATTTCCCCTACGGCGACTCCCGCTAGGAGCAGTATGGCTCCCGAGGCCTGGAACACGAAACGAACCGCCAGGAGGAGCAGGTAGAGGGAGCCGATGTAGTAGGTGACCAGGAATATCTCCTTGTGACCTGTCAGGTCGTTTTTGGTAAGCTTCCTGACGAACCTCGCGGCGACTATGATGAATCCCACCGCGGAGAGGATGAATATTATTGCGTCCTTGGTCTTGACGCTGTAGTATGCGGTTATCGTGTTCCAGTCAGTCTTCGCAAGCTCCGCAACCGTCTGGTAGAGGGGGTTGGACTGATATGCTGCCCCCATGAACTTGAGGAGATCCCTACCGAAGTAACCGTAAAATGCAAGGGCTGCCAGAATCGCTATGCCCGCAACCATTCCAAAGCGGTGTTTTTTGTCCGAATAGTTGAGACCGAACCTTTCCCCGTAGAGCATTATTGAGACCAGAACGCTGAGGGCAATGAATGCCTCAATGGCAAAAACCAGGAACCACCTTATGCCGATGAATCCTGTATAGGAAAGGACTACTCCTAGTATGAGGGAAGCGCCGTAGAGCGGGAAGAAGTCCCTGACGAACCTCTTCAGGACGTCAACCATTCCGAAGATGAAGAACACCACCGTGGTGATGCCCGCGAAGAGGAGCAGTATGCTGACACCGAACGTGCTTCCTGTCCATGCCGCCATGTAGAGGAGGCTGGCCAGCAGGAACAGGGCCCCGGAGAGCATTTTCTTCAGGTTCCATTCCTTCTCATCGAGGTACACCATGAGGAGGAACACTGCATAGATGAAGAACATCATGAAGGGGCCTTCACCACGGTTGTTGCCGGAGTATGTCTTGCTGAAGTTGGCGTAGGAGAACATCATGAACGCCGCCGCCCAGAGGCCGGCCCAGTTGGAGTGGAGCTTCTTTCCGAGAAGGTAGACTCCTATGATGGTCATTGCTCCCACGAACGGCGGCCAGAGTTTGAACGCCCCCAGCTGGTCGTAGCCAAATACGGAGACGATTTTGTAGAATACGGCCTGGATAGTATAGAGACCCAGGTAACCGCCCGCCTTTATTCCAGTGGGAGGGTCAGCGTAGGCAAAGTATTTGGGAACCCACTCGTTGATGGCTATCCTGTACATCTCGTAGTGGAAGAAGGTGTCCGGGTCGAGGAAGGTCTTGTAGTTCGAGGTGATGTTCCTTATCCTGAAGCCAACGTAGGCCAGTATGAGGACTATCAGGGGGAGGCCGTAGGCCTTGAACTTCTGATAGTACTCGGGGAGGGAAGTCTTTTCCCCTTTTTTCTTTCGTTTCTCTTTAATTTTCGTTTTTACCATCCAAACCACCTCATTCAACGGTGACCGATTTGGCCAGGTTTCTCGGCTTGTCGGGGTCGTTACCCCTCAGGACAGCCAGATGATAAGCGAGTATCTGGAGCGGAACAACGTAAACTATCGGGGTGAGAAGCTCGTCCATTTCTGGCATTTTGATGAAGACATCGGAGATCCTCTCCAGTTCATCCCTGTCCCCGATGCTTATTATATACGCCCCCCTCGCGCGGGACTCCTCTATGTTGCCCACCATCTTGTCAAAGGTCTTTCCGCCCGGTGCTATGGCAACCACGGGGACGCCATCCTCAAGAAGTGCCAGGGGCCCGTGCTTCAGCTCGCCCGCGCTTAGACCTTCTGCGTGGATGTAGCTTATCTCCTTGAGCTTGAGTGCCCCCTCAAGGGCCGTTGGGACGCTTATGCCTCTGCCGATGTAGAAGAAGTCCCTCTTTTCCTTGAGCCCCTCGGCCAGCTCTCTCAGTGATTCATCGTGCTTGAGAACGTCCTCTACAAGTTCTGGGACTGCGTTGAGCTCCCTCTCCAGCCTTTCGAGGTATTCCTCCCCGACGGTTCCAAGAACCCTTGCCAGTTCGATGGCGAGCATCGTGAGAACCGTCAGCTGGGTCGTGTAGGTTTTGGTGGCAGCGACGCCTATCTCCGGCCCGGCGTGTGTGTACAGGGTGAGGTCAGCTATTCTGGTCGCCATGCTCCCGACAACGTTGACTATCGCGAGAACCTTTGCCCCCTTCCTCTTGGCCAGTTTCATAGCCGCCAGGGTATCGGCGGTCTCTCCGCTCTGGGTTATTGCTATCACGAGGGTGTCCTCGTCCACCAGATCCTCGAACTCATAGCGGAACTCGCTGGCGTCCTCAACTATCGGGACCTTCCTGGCGAGCCTCTGGAAGAGGTACTTGGCAACCAAACCGGCGTGATACGAGGTGCCCATGGCTATGATGAATATCTTCTCGTATTTGGCCACCTCCTCTGCTATCGAACGGATTATCCCGGCATTCCCATGGAGGGCGTCCCTTATGGCCCTTGGTTGCTCGTATATCTCCTTGAGCATGAAATGGGGGTAGCCGGCTTTTTCCGCCATCTCAAGGCTCCATTCTATCTCCTGGACTGGCTTTTCGACGATCTCCCCACTGTCGAGGTTCTTAACGACCCAGAAGTCCTTTCCTACTACGGCGTACTCCCTGTCGTCCAGAAACACGACACGGTTCGTGTACTCAAGGAAGGCCGGAACGTCGCTCGCTCCAAAGTTTTCCCCTTCTCCGATTCCAAGGACGAGCGGGCTCTCGTTCCTGACGAAGTAGAGTCTGTCAGGCTCACCCGTGTAGATTATGCCGAGGGCGAATGAGCCCTTGAGCCTGAGAAGGGCCCTCCTCATGGCCTCCTCGAAGGTGCCCCCCGATTTGAGCTCCTCCTCGATGAGATGGGCTATAACTTCGGTGTCCGTGTCGCTGTTAAAGCGGTGACCGCGCTTAAGAAGCTCCTCGCGGAGCTCGCGGTGGTTCTCGATTATGCCGTTGTGGACGAGGGCAATCCTGCCTGTGCAGTCCCTCTGGGGATGAGCGTTAATATCGTTCGGAACCCCATGGGTGGCCCAGCGGGTGTGTCCTATTCCCCTTTTGCCGGGCATTTCGAGAAAGCCTAGCTTCTCAGCGAGTTCGTCTATCCTTCCGGTTCCCTTCTTTATGTAAAGCCTCCCGCCGTCTTCCGTGACTATTCCCGCGGAGTCATACCCCCTGTATTCGAGCCTTTTGAGGCCCTTGACGATAATCTGGGAGGCTCTGCCGTCTCCGATATAGCCGATTATACCGCACATTACCTTCCACCCGCCTCTCTTACTCTTTCCCTAAATAAATGCCGGAAGTTAAAAGCGTTTCTCAACGGTGGTTTTCTGGTGGGTTCATATGGCCTTTGGTTCAACCCTCGATGGGAGGAAAAGCCTTTATACCCTGCCGTCTATCCACTCCGGGTGTGCCGATGAACAGGAAGCTCGACGAGTTCCTTGAGGCGGTCTCATCGAAAGCCCCGGGAGACGCTGATAACGGCGGGAGAAGAAAAAGAAAAAAGCGCCTGAAGGCCACCAGCCTGGAGTCTTTCCTCCCCGAGGAATACGTGAACTATTTCAGGGAACTCCGCATAGGGTCAAAGAAGATAAGAAACGCCAGAATAGAGGAGCTATAACCCCTCTGCTATTATCGCCAGCTTTCCGAACTGGAATACAAAGGCCCTTCTATCTCCCTTCAGGTTCGCCTCTATCCTTCTCCTGACCTTCCAGTACTCCCCCTCCGGCACGCTTATCCTGAGAGTTGCCCTTCCAAAGCCTTCTCTCCTGAGAAAGTCGTTTATTCTGACCGGATGGAAGGGCACAACGCCCACAACGGCGTAGGTTCTCTTGAGGTATGGGCTTCTGATTTCCCCGTCTCCGGTTGCTAAAATGCGCCTCTTCTCGCGAAGGAGCATCCTGACATCTGCGTTTAAGGCATGGAACAGCTCGTTTATTAAATCGGCGTAGTCAACGCTCTGGGGAATCTCGTAGAGGTACTGGCCGGGCTTTTCCGTCCACTCGACTATGTTCTCTAGGTCAGGGGCGCTCTCAAGCCTCGCCCCGGCAGGCAGTATGACGGCGCTCCTCTCGGCCCGCGCCAGGGGTTCGGTGTAAAAGGTCAGCCGGTTGAGTGCGCCGAAGAGGTCTATATACTCGAACTCTCCCCTCCATGGAACCCTCTCGCGCCTCATCTGGGGCGGCAGGTCGAAGATAAAGGCATCCGTTTTGGATCTGTACGCCTCATACACCTCCAGGGGGCTTGGCAGGAGGTCTTCCAGCCTCCTCTCGGGCATCTCCGGGGGACGAGCTGGGTCCGAGAATATTACATCCGCGTCTATCATCTCAATGACATCCCTGCTGAGTGAGTCGGCGTTTATGAACTCGATGTTGTCCACTCCGTACTTTTCGGCGTTTCTCCGCGCGAACTCCACTTTTAGAGGGTCGATATCGATCCCGTATGCCTTATCGACCTTCATCGCGTAGAAAATCAGCTGAATTCCGATTCCGCAGGAGACGTCCGCTATGCTCCTGACTCCAAGCTCTCCCAAGCGTTCGGCACGGTATCTGGCCACTGCCTCGTGGGTGGCGTAGCGGAGGCCTTCCAAGTCCATCCAGAGGTCATCGCGGGAGAACTTGTCCCTTGCCCTTATCCTGGCCCTCGCTATCTCGGCTATGAGCTTCCACTCATCACCGAGTTTGGCTCGGAGCTTTCTCTCGTCGAGCCCCCTTCTTATCATGTCCACCGCGAGTTGAACCTGCTCCTCGGTTATCATCATGTTCGAACCTCGGGGAGAGGCTTAAAAACGTTGCCGCGCTAATCTACCCGGTGATAAAATGGACTGGAAAAGGGTCCTCTTCATCGCGATTTCGGCCGTTATACTGATCGGTTCATTCTGGTATCTCTACGATTTCGCCTCCCGTCCCGACCTCAGGGATTACATCGGAGACGAGGTCTGGTACGTCCCCGCGAGCAGGAACATCCTCCACAGGCTTGGCGTTGAGCTTCGCTACGTGAATGAAACGACGAATTCCGCCGGGATAAACGTTATTTTCTCAGACACGAGCACGCGAATAAAATACCAGTACGACGTTGAAAAGATAGCCCTCCAATACAACGCAACCTACGAGATGGAGTACCTCAAGTTTCCGGGCGTTTACTTTGAGATACCTGTGGGCAACGTGGAGGACTTCCTCAATGCCCTGTCCGCAGAAATACCGGCGGATGCCTACTACGTAGTTCCCGGCTACAGGTATCCCGACAAGGAGAACATCCAGAACTACCTCAACACAGAGCACCCCTTCCTGGGGAAGGACCTCATAATGCTGGGCATGCTTGTCGAGGACAGGCCTATAAACTGGCGGCTGCCCGGAATATTCGCCTTCGTCCTGATAGGCGTTCTGGTCGTTCTTGCAACTTATAGGATAAGCGACAGCTACCTTGCGGCGCTTATAGCCCTTATCTTTACGGTCGCAGACCCAACGCTCGAAGCCACCGCCGTAACGGCCATGCTGGACATCCACGTGGCGCTCTTCGTGTCGCTGTTCACAACGTTGCTGGTCTATGATCGGGAAAAGTCTTCCGCCTTTGCGGTGGGCCTTGCCGCCGCCGCCAAGCTCAGTGGAGCGTTCGGCTATCCCGTGCTCCTCGTAAAGGCTTTTAAGGGTGAACGGAAGCTGATGGGCTTCATCCTCACCATAGCAGTTATTCCCGCACTGGGATTCCTCATCCCAAACCTGGTGGCCGTAAGGGCGGTGGGATTCGAGCAGTGGGTGGACGACATACTGGGCAGCTTCCGCTGGCACCTCTCAAATAAGGGCGGCCATCCTGCGGCCTCACCTGTTTGGGACTGGTTCATAAACAAGAAGGCCTTTCCCTTCCACTACAACCCCAACGTGTTCGCCCAGACAGACCCGTTCCTGCTCCTCAGCATGGTTCTGTTCATACTTGCCCTTCCCTGGCTCTACAGGAGGAGAGGGAAGCTGCTGATACCGTACGGTGTCTTCTGGAGCACGGTGGGGTTCTTTGTCCTCCAGTACATCCTCGGTGGGACGACCCAGTTCAGCTTCTACGCCACGGTTCTCGTCCCGCCGGCCGCTATCGTCATGGGCGTTGCGTTGAAGGAGCTCCTCCGCTGGGAGGCGTTCACCTATTCACTCTGGCTGTACCTTGAGTGGTTGCTGGAGGCGAAGGACAGGATAAGGCTGAGGCTGGGCCGTTAGACTTTGTTCTTTCATAGGAGGAAATCTTTGCCCTCTATGTTCTTTTTATGCAAGACTGATCCTGAAGTCCTCATCGAGCGTCGCAAGCTTCTCACAGTTGTATTCCAGTGCCGTCGCGGGTATCCTGGCATCCGGGGGAAGGAGCGAATAATCATGAACCAGCGTGGCAATCATGAGCCAGTCCCTCGAATTAGAAACGAGGAGAATGTTTTTCACCTCAAGCAATGCGAAGATCGTCGATATTACCTCGGAGGCGCGCTTCCTGAACTTCCCATCCCTTCTGAGAAGCTTCTTGACTCCCCATACTGAGGATACACCGTATTCTCTCTCGGCGAGCTTTCTAATCAGGACGTAGAAGAGCTCATTGAAGTGAGAAACCTCGAACTCCTAGGCCTTTACTCCACCGTCGCTCTCTTCCTGAGAAACGGGAGATTTAAGAAAGCTGAAGAGTTCTTGAAAAAGCTATCCGGTTAGGCTTTCCCCCTCAGGAACTCCTCCAGGCTCCTCTGTCCCTTCTTTTCCTTCGGCTTTCCCTCGGCCTTCAGCTTCTCCTCTATCTTCCTCAGCGTCTTCCAGCTCCTCCTCACTATTGGCGGGAACTCGCCGTGCTCGCGATAATAGCTCTCAAGAAACGCCCTCGTCCTCGGGTCGCTCGGGTATCCAGAGCCTATCTCGCCGTACTGTTCCTTCAGCCCATCTATCGC includes:
- a CDS encoding peptide transporter, with the translated sequence MVKTKIKEKRKKKGEKTSLPEYYQKFKAYGLPLIVLILAYVGFRIRNITSNYKTFLDPDTFFHYEMYRIAINEWVPKYFAYADPPTGIKAGGYLGLYTIQAVFYKIVSVFGYDQLGAFKLWPPFVGAMTIIGVYLLGKKLHSNWAGLWAAAFMMFSYANFSKTYSGNNRGEGPFMMFFIYAVFLLMVYLDEKEWNLKKMLSGALFLLASLLYMAAWTGSTFGVSILLLFAGITTVVFFIFGMVDVLKRFVRDFFPLYGASLILGVVLSYTGFIGIRWFLVFAIEAFIALSVLVSIMLYGERFGLNYSDKKHRFGMVAGIAILAALAFYGYFGRDLLKFMGAAYQSNPLYQTVAELAKTDWNTITAYYSVKTKDAIIFILSAVGFIIVAARFVRKLTKNDLTGHKEIFLVTYYIGSLYLLLLAVRFVFQASGAILLLAGVAVGEIFLFIEEMKESMTTKALYAVLLMLLFLPLPIIGAQYMGSIATNTAKSQGSVPADWVNSLNWLKENSNPLDSATSWWDYGYWIESSLLSHRRSATDGGHAYDRRYIVADFFSHYGNESEQDFEAWELNYMIVWQQDIYKFNAISYLGGAITYGEYRSSPMFQVIPAQYIQHANESGKTVVYINTGKYAYQPVLTIDLTKGQVIQGRGDIPYVLYIFQGYGLLAYQKIAFSNFVRLAFQIPFSFDPWDAQMLFANFRPVHRDGGVSTYEFRPFAVYRIDKFENGTWKAFYSTLGGGKLPLGEQKLRLWISAFGRDIKDATLIFEAYNGSVLVKREILAEGITMNHLNETPIEFNLTVPNATKYRFILVQDGPVGVLDGPVYVNGKNVDPSYVLDEGENGELKLTAAFREERTVDLYLRESVVYYIAPNGKDIYQEKFYLEPHQDIITYVPVKEGISVAPGDNEITVQASMPQGVFDTYIQKLYQKYGEDKVVIVRKRIEPVFITKKEYVIWEG
- the glmS gene encoding glutamine--fructose-6-phosphate transaminase (isomerizing) — translated: MCGIIGYIGDGRASQIIVKGLKRLEYRGYDSAGIVTEDGGRLYIKKGTGRIDELAEKLGFLEMPGKRGIGHTRWATHGVPNDINAHPQRDCTGRIALVHNGIIENHRELREELLKRGHRFNSDTDTEVIAHLIEEELKSGGTFEEAMRRALLRLKGSFALGIIYTGEPDRLYFVRNESPLVLGIGEGENFGASDVPAFLEYTNRVVFLDDREYAVVGKDFWVVKNLDSGEIVEKPVQEIEWSLEMAEKAGYPHFMLKEIYEQPRAIRDALHGNAGIIRSIAEEVAKYEKIFIIAMGTSYHAGLVAKYLFQRLARKVPIVEDASEFRYEFEDLVDEDTLVIAITQSGETADTLAAMKLAKRKGAKVLAIVNVVGSMATRIADLTLYTHAGPEIGVAATKTYTTQLTVLTMLAIELARVLGTVGEEYLERLERELNAVPELVEDVLKHDESLRELAEGLKEKRDFFYIGRGISVPTALEGALKLKEISYIHAEGLSAGELKHGPLALLEDGVPVVAIAPGGKTFDKMVGNIEESRARGAYIISIGDRDELERISDVFIKMPEMDELLTPIVYVVPLQILAYHLAVLRGNDPDKPRNLAKSVTVE
- a CDS encoding PCNA-inhibitor, giving the protein MNRKLDEFLEAVSSKAPGDADNGGRRKRKKRLKATSLESFLPEEYVNYFRELRIGSKKIRNARIEEL
- a CDS encoding methyltransferase domain-containing protein, producing MITEEQVQLAVDMIRRGLDERKLRAKLGDEWKLIAEIARARIRARDKFSRDDLWMDLEGLRYATHEAVARYRAERLGELGVRSIADVSCGIGIQLIFYAMKVDKAYGIDIDPLKVEFARRNAEKYGVDNIEFINADSLSRDVIEMIDADVIFSDPARPPEMPERRLEDLLPSPLEVYEAYRSKTDAFIFDLPPQMRRERVPWRGEFEYIDLFGALNRLTFYTEPLARAERSAVILPAGARLESAPDLENIVEWTEKPGQYLYEIPQSVDYADLINELFHALNADVRMLLREKRRILATGDGEIRSPYLKRTYAVVGVVPFHPVRINDFLRREGFGRATLRISVPEGEYWKVRRRIEANLKGDRRAFVFQFGKLAIIAEGL
- a CDS encoding dolichyl-phosphate-mannose--protein mannosyltransferase yields the protein MDWKRVLFIAISAVILIGSFWYLYDFASRPDLRDYIGDEVWYVPASRNILHRLGVELRYVNETTNSAGINVIFSDTSTRIKYQYDVEKIALQYNATYEMEYLKFPGVYFEIPVGNVEDFLNALSAEIPADAYYVVPGYRYPDKENIQNYLNTEHPFLGKDLIMLGMLVEDRPINWRLPGIFAFVLIGVLVVLATYRISDSYLAALIALIFTVADPTLEATAVTAMLDIHVALFVSLFTTLLVYDREKSSAFAVGLAAAAKLSGAFGYPVLLVKAFKGERKLMGFILTIAVIPALGFLIPNLVAVRAVGFEQWVDDILGSFRWHLSNKGGHPAASPVWDWFINKKAFPFHYNPNVFAQTDPFLLLSMVLFILALPWLYRRRGKLLIPYGVFWSTVGFFVLQYILGGTTQFSFYATVLVPPAAIVMGVALKELLRWEAFTYSLWLYLEWLLEAKDRIRLRLGR
- a CDS encoding PIN domain-containing protein, whose amino-acid sequence is MIRKLAEREYGVSSVWGVKKLLRRDGKFRKRASEVISTIFALLEVKNILLVSNSRDWLMIATLVHDYSLLPPDARIPATALEYNCEKLATLDEDFRISLA